Part of the Brachyhypopomus gauderio isolate BG-103 chromosome 17, BGAUD_0.2, whole genome shotgun sequence genome, GCTTTAGCAGTCTCTTGCTGTTCATGGGCAAACCCAATGACCATACCTGTAGGGCACGGCAAGCCTTTTATGGGTTTGGTTTCTCGCTCACCGTGTCGTGTATTCTAGTGAAAGCCCTGCGTACTTATGTGGCATTCCTCCCCAGACACCGCCAGCACAATGTGAAAAAGTTCTACAAACCTCCAGTTATTATCACCATTGGCACTCTCATTCAGGTCCTAATCTGTATCTTCTGGCTCATCTTTGACTCTCCTTCCATGGAGATTGTGGACTTCCCGAATGTGATGGAGATCAGCTTTCACTGTAAAGAAGGTTCTGGAATAGGCTTCGCCTTCATGCTTTGTTACATCGCTGTTCTTGCGCTGATCTGCTTTGTGCTGGCGCTCAGGGGGAGAAAGGTCCCCCACCGCTTCAATGAGACCGGACACATTATCCTCAGCATGCTAATATacttgtttgtgtgggtttgttTCACACCAATATATGTGGCGAAAATCCCAGAGCGATATTCAATTCAGGCCGCAGCCATCTTAGTCTCCTCTTATGGAGTCATATTTTTCCATCTTGTGCCCAAGTGGTACATGGCCCTCTGCAAAAAGAAAGATGAAGTTTCCAAGGAGGCGTATATAGCACAGGCGTGCAGTACGAGAACATCCGTCGACTCCGGCATCTCGCAGTCTTCCATCTTGTCCGTACCTTCAGTGACTGGGATGCACACATCACCTTCACAGAGTACAATGAACTCTgatgatgcaggtgtgtgtagcaCAGTACATACCACACAGAGCATGAAACAATTCAGGAATTATCAGTCCATCACACGCAGAAGGTATCACCGGAGGTCTATTTAAGGGTCCCCAAAATCCTGCACCTAGGAGTATTAAGATTATAGTACTTTATGAAAACTATTTATGTTGTAAAGTCCTAAACTTTGACATGTGAGGTATAAATGTAATTATGTTTTGTCTATATACTGTGTATATACACAACATTtctatttttatattttgttttatgTCTTTATACTTGTGCATTTCTAATGTGAACAGGGCTTAGCTGCTTTTATATGTAATCATTGAAATAAAGTTGTACAGAATGCAGAAACACCTTTGTAATGTGAATGAGCTTCTTCACATCCAGTACATAAGCCCTTTGTCCTGTAAATATACGGTTACTTGTAAAACCACTACCTTCATATATCAGTTTCTCCTCTAAGCTTTTTCTCTGTGGTATATCAAGTGATAGAACCACATTGTTCTAAAATTACACATTGTAAATTGTAAATAAAACTTAACTGCTCTTCTGGTAGGAAAATTAGTACACCAAGTATTATAATATTTGTACTATAATAACAATAAGAAGAAGTTTGTCTTTATGTCAGGGAGAAGAAGCCATATGAGCTGAGGGACATAATTCAAAACAAAGCAGTTCAGGAAGACCAAAAGatttattcccccccccccccccccccccccccaattctaGTCACACGACTTGCAGAAAGCAAAGAGATTAAATCTCAACCTCAGTAGCCTGCTTCTCATGCACATGAACACAATTATCCACTCACCTGTTTGTTATCTACTTAAGTATGAGTATCatctttcaaaaaaaaaaaatagttttCACCTCTACATTTTCACATCTAGACATGTGATTAAGATACAAGCTACGAAACCactctaaaacaaacaaaaatagtgatGCAAATTTACAAACAAGTGTTAAAAGTCATTTAACTATTgattaaatttattttatttttataaatgaAAATAAACGTATTTCATTCGACGAACAAAGGAAGAATTGTAATTGCAGTGAGGGAGGAAGAGTAGAAATATGTGCAGAATTCCCCTTCTTTCTCCAGTGTGTGCTATTGCCACTATCTGTAATTTCTGTTTTTTCCACACATTGCACTAGATGCTTAACTTCGATATTCAGGTTGGGCGAGTGACACACTGGCACCTGCTCTTTTGTCCACAGGAGAGGACAGGCATGTACAAGGACATGGGACGACTTTagtgaatgaaaatgtatttactGAATAAAATTTCTACATGTTCCACTGAATTCAACAATATTCTTTGATTGTCTTTATTTCTGGTCATTCAACTGATACAGTAAATGTGGAGGGATAGATagttactgaacacacacattccactgcAAACTGTATGTTGTGAGaaaatattttgttttgtttatgcgTTTCTATTACATGCTGCATAATGAAAGAGGCACACTTGTTTGTGCTATAAAACCCACCTAACAATGCACCTGATAGTCTTAGTGAGCTTAAGGTCATGCATATGCATGAGTTTAATTTGCTGGGTGCGCATATGCACATGCTGGAGACTACACTCAAATCCCCTCTAATCCCTTCAGCTGTTTGTCCTCCACAAGGTACAGAAGTGTTCCACAGACTGCCAGTCTACGAAGGAATAAACCctttcatttaatatttaaaaacGTTTATTTCCCCTTAGTATTAGAAAAGCAAGTGACTCTGCAGAATTCATTTTTCTTACGTGGAACTGGTGGTTTCAAAGGACACGCTGCAGCCGTCGTGTGCAGGTGGGCTCGATTATTAGATGTCGAGTACAGTCTGTGAGCAAAGCTGTGCATTCTTATTTCAATGGAGCACTTTGCCTGCAGGCCATTGTGGAATTGTATACATGAGTTCTAAAAACAACAGACGGTTTGCTTGGAAATGGGTTGTTCCCCATCAAGGAGGAATAACTTCAGTGGATCACAAGGACCGCTCTGGAAAGGCAGGACACTGCCGCCTGATGCAAAGGAAATTCCAGCATACGTACAGTCCAACAGAGCACCTGGAGACCCCGGCAGAGGGGAAATAGACAAAACAGCTTGTGAGACGACAACAGGAGAAAAGGAACTGAATATCTGTGCCTCTACAGATTCTGTTTTCTCAGGAAAAAAAATCTCAGGTGATGAACCTACAGCAGCAACAATTAGCCCAGAGAAATGTGTCCTAGCAGATAGTTCAGTTAGTTTATTACctcaaacaaaagaaaaacacaggGAAAAAAGGGAAGAGACGAAAAATGAGAGCAAGGGGTCAAAGAGGTCAAAGAAGGGGTctaaaaacccaaaacaaagcaaaaagaaACACGAGAAAAAATCAGCTCTTGGGGAGAAGGTGGACTTTCCTGAGCCGCTCGTGAACGCCCACCAAGCAGCATATGGATATCTCAATCCCAGTATTGCTAAGTATGAAATGATTTTGGGTTTACTGGATCATGCAGCTCAAACACAACTTTCTTTGCAACCCATGGTGTCATTCATGGCTCTGTGCTATGAGGAGATAAATCGAGGTCTACAGGAATTGGTTGATGAAGGGGAGAAGCTTTTAAAAGAAAATGGTGAACATTTGGCTTGGCCCTCCAACATGAAGAACCTTTCCTCGTCCAGGAGACCCACTTCCACTGAACCCCCACCTGATTTGCTTCAGCAGCTACTTCAGTACACCGTTCAGAGGATGCGTGTCGTCGGACACTCCGTCGGTGGAGTTGGAGATGCAGCCCTTGAGGAAGCAGTCGATTATTTTTCATCTATATGTGAGGTCCTGGAGGAGAAACTGAAGGCTAAACGTGCAGCTGATGCTAGGCTAATGCAGTTTCTCACTAGAATTGAAGCTGCCTCAGTGCAAAGGCCTGGGCCAGAGGATTCAGCGCTGTTCAGTGAAGACAGTGGCATTGGGGCTGAGAGTGAATCACTGGCAGGGTTTGATAGGCAGCACCGCCGCAGGGGAagctgtgagtcaacagcatcCCGTCACACAATTCTTCACAGCCCTAGAAGCTGGACACTCAGCTCCCGCGGCTCACCTCGACAACAATTTACAGAAAATATGAGCAATGGCGCCACTCTCTGTACCCTAAACTCCACCTGTATCACTGCAGGTAAAGAGCCTCAAGAGACTGAGCCTCTCACGGGTAATGACACGGAAGAGGAATTGCGAGAGGAAAATAAAACTCGATGTGTTGAAGAACACAGCAAAGGTAAAAATAGGATGCGATCGAGCTCTTCTGTTCTTGAACACCAACCCCGGCGCATGCCTGCGAAGCGAATAGAGAACCCGCAGAACGTAGAAATGACATTAAAGATGAAAGATGCTATCAGTGGGCGGATTCAGTTCGTTCCCTCCCAACACTCTGGGATGATGGCAAAGGCTGCAGGCCCAAAGGTCAGTGACCCGCAGTGGACTGATGAGGGGGACAGAACCAGCAAGAGACCACAGACAGCGACTCCTCAGTGCCCGAAGAAAAAGATCATAGTTACTAAACAGTGCCGTTCACGGTCAGCAGAATCCCTTCGTAGTAAAGCTGAAGACTCTACACTGCTTGAACTAGAAAGGACACAAAAAGAACTGAGCCAGAGGTTGGAGAGAATGAAAAAGggaaatatgaaaaaaaattcgCACAAGCAAACTCAAGGACAAGCAAGACCAGCTGGTTCATTCATTGAACCTACTCAGCTCCGTCACGTGAACAATAGACTCCCCTCTTCAAATGGAAAGACAGGAATTGCAAAGATGGTTACAGGAAAGCAGGATGTTGGGAAAGAAATGGTGGaggaaaagaaaaggaaaaacaaaTCTGTCATGGGACAACTGAAGTCAACACCCACTCCAAGCCCACCAACATCACCCCAACACAGCTTTGGACTGGTTCAGTGTGGGAATTCCGTGAAAAAACTGATTGACACCTTTAGTCAGGGAATGGAGGAGACTAATGAAAGAGCGAAGGAGCTTGGACCTCTTAAAGGGGTCAGGAAGTGTGGCATTCCTATCATACCAGGTTTAGGAAGGGCACTTACAGTCAAATGCAATGAACACGACAACTCAGATAACCAAGGGGAAAGTAGAAGCTCTGAGAGAAATGAGGATCTTGACTTGGACAACTTACCACCACCTGCTCTGGAGGTCCTGATGGATACTTCCTTTGAAAATGCAGAGGCCATTAAAACATGTAAGAGCGTAACCCAAAGGGGCCGTTCGACTTTTCCAAAGAGGACCACCATGTCTCAAAGACTCTGTGCCTCTATTCAACCTGTTACAGTGCTGCCTAGCAAGGCTAACATGCGAAAAAGCTCTCTTAGCATGTCACCTGTGCGTAGAGCTCCCCAGGACCACAGTGGATTGGTTAAAAACAGTGACTTTGGTCCCAAATCTAAGGCAGAGCTGGAGGATGAGGAGGCCGCATGCCTTTACAAACAGGCTCGGAAGGTCATCCACTTGCAACACTCTTCTGAGTCTTTCACACTTCAAAACGCAGCTGAAAATGCTACTGTCAGAGCCCTTAATCAAAGCAATGTGGAAGAAAAACAGAGTGGCGGAAGTACCCCCGAAACAGTGCCTTCCACTCCGATAGCGAGAGGTAAACTTCCCAGCATGCCTGTCTCCAGAACACGCGTGTTACCTTCCACACCTGTTCTTCACCGTACACTTCCCAGTCCCCCTGTATTAAAAAAACACCCAGTTCCCCCAAGTTTTTCGAGTCCACCAACCTTCCGGAAGCTTCCTACACCCCCTGGCCAACGGACACTTCCAGCCACACCCGCTGTGCCGCAAGTGCTCGATCCTGGCTCTGTGTCTGGAGCTATCTATCCCTTTAAGGGACCCTCTCCTCCTGCCTCACCaaaggtgcagaagaaggaccTTCCTCCACGAGGCCTTAGCAATGCTCGCTCTGTGTTTTGTCCAGCTTCGTCATCACTGTTTGAGGCCCAGCCCTTTCCTGTGCCCAAGCCTCCACAAGCATGGACCAACCCCGGCAGCAGCATCCTCCCTCGGCCCTGGGGGGAGCGCGGCAGGTCTCCTCTGTCCGTCCGAGCGCCACAGTCTTTCATTCGGCGTAGCCAGTCTGACAGGAGGCCCAGCGCTACAACCAGGGCTCCAGTCATGTCTATAGGACAGACGTGTGGAAGTGAACCTGCTATTAGCATCCAGGGGTGAGTTTATCATACCAACTTTCTTTAATGACTGACTTAAGCAATTGAGCAATAGTAGTAGATGTGATTCTGTTTATACACAGATGTTTCTATTGTACAGTCATTTTTATATGCAGTCTCTGTGGCTAccattaaatattttattttataataccTTTTGAAATCCAGTTATTATTAAAACCAGAGTGCATGCCACTTGCATTGTAGGGTGAGGAAAACCTTTATAGAAGCAGAGACTTTATAATTAATACAAAAAACTACAGTAGATATAAAAAATCATATAAAAAATcctaaataaaaatgttaaagTAGCAAGTAACTGAAGCGC contains:
- the pcare1 gene encoding photoreceptor cilium actin regulator, whose amino-acid sequence is MGCSPSRRNNFSGSQGPLWKGRTLPPDAKEIPAYVQSNRAPGDPGRGEIDKTACETTTGEKELNICASTDSVFSGKKISGDEPTAATISPEKCVLADSSVSLLPQTKEKHREKREETKNESKGSKRSKKGSKNPKQSKKKHEKKSALGEKVDFPEPLVNAHQAAYGYLNPSIAKYEMILGLLDHAAQTQLSLQPMVSFMALCYEEINRGLQELVDEGEKLLKENGEHLAWPSNMKNLSSSRRPTSTEPPPDLLQQLLQYTVQRMRVVGHSVGGVGDAALEEAVDYFSSICEVLEEKLKAKRAADARLMQFLTRIEAASVQRPGPEDSALFSEDSGIGAESESLAGFDRQHRRRGSCESTASRHTILHSPRSWTLSSRGSPRQQFTENMSNGATLCTLNSTCITAGKEPQETEPLTGNDTEEELREENKTRCVEEHSKGKNRMRSSSSVLEHQPRRMPAKRIENPQNVEMTLKMKDAISGRIQFVPSQHSGMMAKAAGPKVSDPQWTDEGDRTSKRPQTATPQCPKKKIIVTKQCRSRSAESLRSKAEDSTLLELERTQKELSQRLERMKKGNMKKNSHKQTQGQARPAGSFIEPTQLRHVNNRLPSSNGKTGIAKMVTGKQDVGKEMVEEKKRKNKSVMGQLKSTPTPSPPTSPQHSFGLVQCGNSVKKLIDTFSQGMEETNERAKELGPLKGVRKCGIPIIPGLGRALTVKCNEHDNSDNQGESRSSERNEDLDLDNLPPPALEVLMDTSFENAEAIKTCKSVTQRGRSTFPKRTTMSQRLCASIQPVTVLPSKANMRKSSLSMSPVRRAPQDHSGLVKNSDFGPKSKAELEDEEAACLYKQARKVIHLQHSSESFTLQNAAENATVRALNQSNVEEKQSGGSTPETVPSTPIARGKLPSMPVSRTRVLPSTPVLHRTLPSPPVLKKHPVPPSFSSPPTFRKLPTPPGQRTLPATPAVPQVLDPGSVSGAIYPFKGPSPPASPKVQKKDLPPRGLSNARSVFCPASSSLFEAQPFPVPKPPQAWTNPGSSILPRPWGERGRSPLSVRAPQSFIRRSQSDRRPSATTRAPVMSIGQTCGSEPAISIQG